A stretch of the Lolium perenne isolate Kyuss_39 chromosome 3, Kyuss_2.0, whole genome shotgun sequence genome encodes the following:
- the LOC127343041 gene encoding S-adenosyl-L-methionine-dependent uroporphyrinogen III methyltransferase, chloroplastic: protein MALALRPPRFQPLAASISATSTSCATSARPSSSSPAAAAAICAAASPFTEATSSSRYRRDAWSYTAQDSSFSSPASSAAAASGRRDDEIALQLPELRRLLEALKASRGKGLEGAGAASGPGRVALVGTGPGDPDLLTLKAVRAIQDADLVLYDRLVSNEVLDLVGQGARLLYVGKTAGYHSRTQEEIHELLLSFAEAGANVVRLKGGDPLVFGRGGEEMDFLQQQGIRVEVVPGITSASGIAAELGIPLTHRGVATSVRFLTGHSRNGGTDPLFVAENAADPDTTLVVYMGLSTLPSLAPKLMKHGLPPNTPAVAVERGTTPQQRMVFATLKDLVDEVHSADLVSPTLIIIGKVVALSPFWVESSEQDALTNENSHKTEAKR, encoded by the exons ATGGCGCTCGCCCTCCGACCTCCCCGCTTCCAGCCGCTCGCCGCCTCCATTtccgccacctccacctcctgcGCCACCTCCGCGAGGCCCTCCTCCtcttcccccgccgccgccgccgccatctgcGCCGCCGCATCCCCCTTCACAGAggccacctcctcctcaagaTACCGCCGCGACGCCTGGTCCTACACAGCCCAAGACTCCTCCTTTTCCTcccccgcctcctccgccgccgcggcTTCCGGCCGCCGGGACGACGAGATCGCGCTGCAGCTCCCGGAGCTGCGGCGGCTCCTGGAGGCGCTCAAGGCGTCCAGGGGCAAGGGGCTGGAAGGGGCCGGCGCCGCCAGCGGGCCCGGGAGGGTGGCGCTGGTGGGGACGGGGCCCGGGGACCCGGACCTCCTCACGCTCAAGGCCGTGCGGGCCATCCAGGACGCCGACCTCGTCCTCTACGACCGCCTCGTCTCCAACGAGGTGCTCGATTTGGTCGGCCAGGGTGCCAGGCTACTCTACGTCGGCAAGACGGCCGGGTACCACAGCCGCACCCAG GAGGAAATTCACGAGCTGCTCCTCAGCTTTGCCGAGGCTGGTGCCAATGTCGTGCGCCTCAAAGGCGGCGATCCCCTG GTCTTTGGAAGAGGTGGAGAAGAGATGGATTTCCTACAGCAACAAGGGATTAGGGTTGAAGTTGTTCCAG GAATTACTTCTGCTTCAGGAATTGCAGCAGAACTTGGTATTCCACTTACCCATCGAGGTGTCGCCACCAG TGTCAGATTTTTAACTGGGCACTCTAGAAATGGTGGAACAGATCCTCTATTTGTGGCAGAGAATGCGGCTGACCCCGACACAACTTTGGTTGTGTATATGGGTCTATCAACATTACCATCTCTCGCTCCAAAGTTAATGAAGCATGGCCTTCCACCAAATACTCCTGCTGTTGCAGTAGAGCGTGGTACTACCCCCCAACAGCGAATG GTATTTGCAACGTTAAAGGATCTTGTGGATGAGGTCCATTCGGCGGATCTGGTTTCTCCAACTCTGATAATTATTGGAAAGGTGGTGGCTTTGTCGCCCTTTTGGGTTGAGTCATCTGAACAGGATGCACTGACGAATGAGAACTCTCACAAAACTGAGGCCAAAAGATAG